In Thiospirochaeta perfilievii, a single window of DNA contains:
- a CDS encoding DUF1778 domain-containing protein — protein sequence MEEVESLHASDSDRDLFYSLLTDPPTPNDNLKNLFRLK from the coding sequence ATTGAAGAGGTTGAATCCCTACACGCATCAGATAGTGATAGGGATTTATTTTATTCTCTACTAACAGATCCACCCACCCCTAATGATAATCTTAAAAATCTATTTCGGTTAAAATAA
- a CDS encoding GNAT family N-acetyltransferase — MTLNIKIIPISKKLELKQFDCGINELNVYLSQYSIANDKKNIGKTFVAVGEEHNFPLGYYTVSMVQVYFHELTDDIKKSLPKYPIPSMRIGKLAVSKGVQGKRIGAYLLRDSFLRAIRISEDVALKFIVVDALNEKSKEFYIRYGFIPLKDNPLKLVISLDTIKMAFLSFHNL; from the coding sequence ATGACCTTAAATATTAAGATTATTCCAATTTCTAAAAAATTAGAATTAAAACAATTTGATTGTGGAATAAATGAATTAAATGTTTATCTTAGTCAATATTCCATAGCAAATGATAAAAAAAATATAGGTAAAACCTTTGTTGCTGTAGGAGAAGAACATAATTTCCCTTTGGGGTATTACACAGTTAGCATGGTTCAAGTATATTTTCATGAACTAACAGACGACATTAAAAAAAGTTTACCTAAATATCCAATCCCTTCAATGAGAATTGGGAAATTAGCAGTTTCTAAGGGAGTACAAGGAAAAAGAATAGGAGCATATTTACTTAGAGACTCATTTCTTAGAGCCATAAGAATATCGGAAGATGTGGCATTAAAATTCATTGTAGTAGATGCATTAAATGAGAAATCTAAAGAATTTTACATAAGATATGGTTTTATACCTTTAAAGGATAATCCTTTAAAACTAGTAATATCACTAGATACAATAAAAATGGCTTTTTTATCCTTTCATAATCTTTAG
- a CDS encoding IS3 family transposase, with the protein MVSKDEKLSLSKQCDLLNINRSRIYYTPRTKSKEDLMIMRLIDALYQENPCMGSRRMSKEISKTHGIKLGRLRARRLMREMCISAIYPKKNLSVPDSEHKIYPYLLRNLRIERPNHVWSTDITYIPLSGGFVYLTAVIDWYSRKVLTWKLSNTMDVGFCKSVVVEAIAKYGTPEIFNTDQGSQYTSKEFTDLLKDHEIKISMDGKGRALDNVFVERLWRSVKQEDVYLKDYRDIRDAKRHLTNYFEYYNNRRRHQSLDDEFPEDIYYGKVKLIAA; encoded by the coding sequence ATGGTCTCTAAAGATGAAAAATTATCACTTTCAAAACAGTGTGATCTACTTAATATTAATCGCTCAAGGATATACTATACCCCTAGAACGAAGTCCAAAGAAGATCTTATGATAATGCGTCTTATTGATGCTTTATATCAAGAGAATCCTTGTATGGGTAGTAGAAGAATGAGTAAAGAAATCTCTAAGACTCATGGTATAAAACTAGGTAGACTTAGAGCTCGTAGGTTGATGAGAGAAATGTGTATAAGTGCTATATATCCCAAGAAAAACCTTTCAGTACCTGATTCAGAGCACAAAATCTATCCATATCTGCTTAGAAATTTACGGATAGAGAGACCTAATCATGTATGGTCTACAGATATTACATATATTCCGCTTTCAGGTGGTTTTGTATACCTTACGGCTGTTATTGACTGGTATAGTAGAAAGGTTCTGACATGGAAACTATCAAATACAATGGATGTTGGCTTTTGTAAATCTGTAGTAGTTGAAGCTATAGCTAAATATGGTACTCCTGAAATATTTAACACAGATCAAGGGTCTCAATATACAAGCAAAGAATTTACAGATCTACTTAAAGATCATGAAATTAAAATCAGTATGGATGGTAAAGGTAGAGCTCTAGATAATGTATTTGTTGAAAGGTTATGGAGATCAGTTAAACAGGAAGATGTATATCTTAAGGATTATAGAGATATTAGAGATGCAAAAAGGCATCTAACTAATTATTTTGAGTACTATAATAATAGACGAAGACATCAATCTTTAGATGATGAATTCCCTGAAGATATATATTATGGTAAGGTTAAATTAATAGCAGCTTAA